The segment TGGGCACCCTGATCACCGACAACCTCACCGACCACCTGGGGATCAGTTTGTGGACCAGCACCGGGGTGTTTGCGGTGCTGCTGGTCCTTACCTTCCTGGGGTGGTACCGTTCAGAACGCACCCTCTCTATCCATTCGATTTTCACCCCCAGACGGGAAGGCTGGTACTGGCTGACCATCCTGTGGACCTTCAGCCTGGGCACCGCTGCTGGAGACCTGCTGGCCGAAACCCTGAATGTGGGGTATTTCTTCTCGATCTTGATTTTCGCTGGGGCAATCGCTGTGATCGGTGTGGGCCACCTGATCGTGCGGGGGAATGGGATTGTGGCGTTCTGGCTGGCGTACATCCTCACCCGTCCCCTCGGGGCCTCTGTGGGGGATTGGCTTTCCCAGGCGAAAGATGATGGTGGACTGGGGCTGGGCACCACCACCACCAGTGTGGTGTTCTTGCTGCTGATTCTGGGCCTCACGGTGTACCTG is part of the Deinococcus roseus genome and harbors:
- a CDS encoding COG4705 family protein; the encoded protein is MAFHNPSLSDSEPPANLWSKVPEVTVFFWIIKVLATTVGETAADFLNETLNLGLTGTTLVMSVLLIVALVVQFRTRKYVPGVYWVNVVLISVVGTLITDNLTDHLGISLWTSTGVFAVLLVLTFLGWYRSERTLSIHSIFTPRREGWYWLTILWTFSLGTAAGDLLAETLNVGYFFSILIFAGAIAVIGVGHLIVRGNGIVAFWLAYILTRPLGASVGDWLSQAKDDGGLGLGTTTTSVVFLLLILGLTVYLTVSKRDQLVVESR